A region from the Clostridium beijerinckii genome encodes:
- a CDS encoding flavin reductase → MSFKEIEIKNLNMNPFTLIGDEWLLITAGTEGKFNTMTASWGGLGVFWGKNSATIYIRPSRYTKQFIDSNDTFTLSFFKEDYKKSLGICGSVSGRDVNKVEKANLTPIFNEENTYFDEAKMVFVCKKMYHTDVKSENFDTPEYDATMYPDKDYHTIYISEILKVLVKE, encoded by the coding sequence ATGTCATTTAAAGAGATTGAAATTAAAAATTTGAATATGAATCCATTCACACTTATTGGTGATGAATGGTTGTTAATCACTGCTGGTACTGAAGGGAAATTTAATACTATGACTGCAAGTTGGGGTGGGTTGGGAGTCTTTTGGGGCAAAAACTCAGCTACAATATACATTAGACCAAGTCGCTATACAAAACAATTTATAGATTCAAATGACACATTTACATTATCATTTTTTAAAGAAGATTATAAAAAATCTTTAGGTATTTGTGGAAGTGTTTCCGGAAGAGATGTAAATAAAGTGGAGAAAGCAAACCTAACTCCTATTTTCAATGAAGAGAATACTTATTTTGATGAAGCAAAAATGGTTTTTGTATGCAAAAAGATGTACCATACCGATGTTAAATCGGAAAATTTTGATACCCCTGAGTATGATGCAACGATGTATCCTGATAAAGATTATCATACAATTTATATCAGTGAAATATTAAAAGTATTAGTAAAAGAATAA
- a CDS encoding short-chain dehydrogenase, with protein sequence MNFNNKVCVITGGALGIGRCLTREYAKSGAKVIFIDNDKKAGEENLEYIKETGGEALFFLGDISEEKTLYDFSNMVIREYGKIDYLINNACISKKGILSKCSYEDFNYVLKVGVTAPYMLTQLFISNFNDNGSIVNISSTRAHMSQADTESYTAAKGGILALTHGLSVSLSNKVRVNSISPGWIDTGAYYDEKYVPIYSKGDIFQHSSGRVGDPRDIARVAMFLCDEENSFMNGENINVDGGMTKLMIYHDDNGWKYDGKDEDC encoded by the coding sequence ATGAATTTTAATAATAAAGTTTGTGTAATTACAGGTGGGGCATTAGGTATTGGCAGATGCTTGACACGTGAATATGCAAAAAGTGGTGCAAAAGTTATTTTTATTGATAATGATAAAAAAGCAGGAGAGGAAAATTTAGAATATATTAAAGAAACCGGTGGAGAAGCTTTATTTTTCTTGGGAGATATTTCTGAAGAAAAGACTTTATATGATTTTTCAAACATGGTAATAAGGGAATATGGAAAAATCGATTATCTTATTAATAATGCGTGCATAAGTAAAAAAGGAATTCTTTCCAAATGTTCTTATGAAGATTTTAATTACGTTCTCAAAGTTGGAGTCACTGCACCGTATATGTTAACTCAATTATTTATTAGTAATTTTAATGATAATGGTTCTATTGTAAACATTTCATCTACTAGAGCTCATATGTCTCAAGCTGATACGGAAAGTTATACAGCAGCCAAAGGTGGAATCTTAGCTCTCACACATGGTCTTTCAGTAAGTCTTTCTAATAAGGTGAGGGTAAATTCAATAAGCCCAGGATGGATTGATACAGGTGCCTATTATGATGAAAAGTATGTACCCATTTATAGCAAAGGTGATATATTTCAACATTCATCAGGAAGAGTAGGAGATCCAAGAGATATCGCAAGAGTGGCTATGTTTTTATGTGATGAGGAGAATAGTTTTATGAATGGAGAAAACATTAATGTTGATGGTGGTATGACAAAGCTCATGATTTATCATGATGATAATGGGTGGAAGTATGATGGTAAGGATGAGGACTGTTAA
- a CDS encoding CopY/TcrY family copper transport repressor, whose amino-acid sequence MKRNNCKISDAEWIVMRVLWAQSPLTTTKIIEALNTDINWSPKTIHSLISRLVKKEVLGVDKSFGQHQFYPLVVKEECVKEETVSFIQKIYEGSFYNMVVNFINDDKISQKEIEELKKMLDEKS is encoded by the coding sequence TTGAAAAGAAACAATTGTAAAATATCAGATGCTGAGTGGATTGTAATGAGGGTACTGTGGGCACAATCTCCATTAACTACTACTAAGATAATTGAAGCTTTAAATACTGACATTAATTGGAGCCCTAAAACTATTCATTCCCTTATTAGCAGATTAGTTAAAAAGGAGGTACTTGGCGTTGATAAAAGTTTTGGTCAGCATCAGTTTTATCCATTAGTGGTAAAGGAGGAATGTGTGAAGGAAGAGACAGTGTCCTTTATCCAAAAAATATATGAAGGATCTTTTTACAATATGGTTGTGAATTTTATAAATGACGATAAAATCTCACAAAAAGAAATCGAAGAATTAAAAAAGATGTTAGATGAAAAAAGTTAA
- a CDS encoding rRNA pseudouridine synthase yields the protein MRLDKFLAESSVGTRKKVRTYIEEGMVKVNGDMITEPAIEINESSDVIEYLGKPVVYTGKVYYMFNKPAGYITARKDKAHKTVFDFFDDIKMNGVFHVGRLDKDTEGLLLFTNDGEFEHQLMYPQKHVEKTYFFWALGSLDEDDRKQLEQGIYIGKGEILTKPAKIEVQRCGMYKEFKHEIDIENLNNIDSNHYNQPVVSGYLTISEGRKHQVKRMLKAVGCYVVYLKRISIGGLMLDESLKKGQYRFLTEVEIQKLLGKV from the coding sequence ATGAGATTAGATAAATTTTTAGCAGAATCATCTGTTGGAACAAGAAAAAAGGTTAGGACTTATATTGAAGAAGGTATGGTAAAGGTAAATGGAGACATGATAACAGAACCGGCAATAGAAATTAATGAAAGTTCTGATGTTATTGAGTATCTTGGTAAACCAGTTGTTTATACTGGAAAAGTATATTATATGTTTAATAAACCTGCTGGTTACATTACTGCAAGAAAAGATAAAGCTCATAAAACAGTATTTGATTTTTTTGATGATATTAAAATGAATGGAGTATTTCATGTTGGAAGACTAGACAAGGATACAGAAGGATTATTGCTTTTTACCAACGATGGTGAATTTGAACACCAATTAATGTACCCACAAAAGCATGTTGAAAAAACTTACTTTTTTTGGGCTTTGGGTTCTTTGGACGAAGATGATAGGAAGCAATTAGAGCAAGGAATTTACATTGGAAAAGGTGAAATACTAACGAAACCTGCAAAAATAGAAGTGCAAAGATGTGGGATGTATAAAGAGTTTAAACATGAAATTGATATTGAGAATTTGAACAATATAGATTCAAATCATTATAACCAGCCCGTTGTATCTGGATATCTTACTATTTCAGAGGGACGTAAGCACCAAGTGAAGCGTATGTTAAAGGCAGTAGGCTGTTATGTTGTATATTTAAAGAGGATTTCCATTGGAGGATTAATGTTAGATGAATCACTTAAAAAAGGTCAGTATAGATTCTTGACAGAAGTGGAAATTCAAAAGTTATTGGGAAAAGTATAA
- a CDS encoding CBS domain-containing protein produces the protein MIVKDIMSKDIVSLNSEDSIERAAQLMNQFDIGSIPVCNQEKLVGIVTDRDITLKSVAAGVNTNQQKIRDIMTSNPVTGSPDMDIHDAAKIMSEQQIRRLPIIQNNNLVGIVSLGDISLEPNLQDNAEEALKNISEPGKSHI, from the coding sequence ATGATAGTAAAAGATATAATGTCAAAAGATATAGTAAGTCTAAACTCAGAGGATTCTATTGAGAGGGCAGCTCAGTTGATGAATCAGTTTGATATAGGTTCAATACCTGTATGCAATCAGGAAAAATTAGTTGGAATAGTTACAGACAGAGATATTACATTAAAATCCGTAGCAGCAGGTGTGAATACAAATCAACAAAAAATAAGGGATATCATGACTTCAAATCCTGTTACTGGAAGCCCTGATATGGATATTCATGATGCAGCAAAAATAATGAGCGAACAACAAATAAGAAGACTGCCTATTATTCAAAATAATAATCTTGTTGGAATAGTTTCTCTTGGAGATATTTCATTAGAACCTAACCTTCAAGATAATGCAGAAGAAGCTCTTAAAAACATTTCAGAACCTGGAAAAAGCCACATATAG
- a CDS encoding AAA family ATPase: MDENLKQERKILAEKKKVIETELYEKKKSIEEIEKKVRLLSKEAKGSYSEEKQTIENIFKYVSQDIEKYEESLNEPYFGRVDFRERTRFTESIYIGKKGISNSKDGEEIVVDWRAPVADLYYSGTGGDSYYTAPAGIIEGKLELKRKFLYKDGDIERLFDEGINDIIINQEEGNNLVDEFLKINLEENRGKKLKEVVATIQKEQNEIIRWPKNLPIIVQGSAGSGKTTIALHRLAYLIYVYKETMSGDEILVLAPNKLFLNYISDILPSLGAEEVNQSTFEEMVLSKLKLKGKIYNKDEKLLKIIEEKDEHKKKLIVNSSKVKGTILFKIMIDRYISLVEMKNLDIKDIKVCNQILFGKNEIKRLYLKDLKSYPINKRKNEIKKYFNLKIKGSIETLLLQIDKEWEKQISEIRNKYEDCEERRKSLIKLYEERDKIKDEVKKNSKKEFNAYFKDWKEVNSRDIYYNFYNDEDLFDLATNNKIPKVLAQYMKEEFNSNYESNIIDEDDLAALAYIRILLDGVDEKEEFKYIIVDEAQDYSPFQVYLVNRFAKGNALTLVGDLAQGIYYYKGLKTWEDITEQVFGGNATYIQLTQSYRSTVEIIDFAKKTLNSQNLGLKDAKPVLRHGTKPQIMKIKDDEEYCATIEEIISNVKEDGKRTIAVITKDSSEASKIHKILKKKSMYAFELIEGKENKLDEELIVIPSYLTKGLEFDCTIILNPSEENYKENTLDQRLLYVSLTRALHLEYIIEKDKITKLI; encoded by the coding sequence ATGGATGAGAATTTGAAACAAGAAAGAAAAATATTAGCAGAAAAGAAAAAAGTAATAGAAACAGAATTATATGAAAAAAAGAAAAGCATTGAGGAAATAGAAAAAAAGGTTAGACTTTTAAGCAAAGAAGCAAAAGGAAGTTATAGCGAAGAAAAGCAAACCATTGAAAATATATTTAAGTATGTATCTCAAGATATTGAGAAATATGAGGAGTCATTAAATGAGCCTTATTTTGGTAGAGTAGATTTTAGAGAGCGCACAAGATTTACTGAGAGTATATACATTGGTAAAAAAGGCATAAGTAATAGTAAGGATGGAGAGGAAATAGTTGTTGATTGGAGAGCACCTGTTGCTGATCTTTACTATAGCGGAACAGGCGGAGATTCATATTACACGGCACCAGCTGGAATAATTGAAGGAAAACTAGAATTAAAAAGAAAATTTCTATATAAGGATGGAGATATAGAACGGTTATTTGATGAAGGAATAAACGATATTATTATAAATCAAGAAGAGGGAAATAATTTAGTTGATGAATTTCTAAAAATAAACCTTGAAGAAAATAGAGGGAAAAAATTAAAAGAAGTTGTTGCCACAATTCAAAAGGAACAAAATGAGATAATAAGATGGCCTAAAAATTTACCTATAATAGTGCAAGGCTCAGCAGGTTCGGGAAAAACTACAATAGCATTACATAGATTGGCATATCTCATATATGTATATAAGGAAACAATGAGTGGAGATGAAATTTTAGTTTTGGCTCCTAATAAATTATTTTTAAATTATATTTCAGATATTTTACCTAGTCTTGGAGCTGAAGAAGTTAATCAAAGTACTTTTGAAGAAATGGTATTGTCAAAGCTAAAATTAAAAGGGAAAATATATAATAAAGATGAAAAATTATTAAAAATAATAGAAGAGAAAGATGAACATAAGAAAAAATTAATAGTAAATTCTAGTAAGGTTAAAGGAACAATATTATTTAAAATAATGATTGATAGGTATATTTCATTAGTTGAAATGAAAAACCTTGATATAAAAGATATTAAAGTTTGTAATCAAATATTATTTGGTAAAAATGAAATAAAGAGATTATATCTTAAAGACTTAAAATCTTATCCTATTAATAAGAGAAAAAATGAGATAAAGAAGTATTTCAATTTAAAAATAAAAGGAAGCATTGAAACTTTATTATTACAAATAGATAAAGAATGGGAAAAGCAAATAAGTGAAATTAGAAATAAATATGAAGATTGTGAGGAAAGAAGAAAATCTCTTATAAAGCTATATGAGGAAAGAGACAAAATAAAGGATGAGGTAAAGAAGAATAGTAAAAAAGAATTTAATGCTTATTTCAAAGACTGGAAAGAAGTAAACTCAAGAGATATTTATTATAATTTCTATAATGATGAGGATTTATTTGATTTAGCTACTAACAACAAAATACCGAAAGTTTTAGCACAATATATGAAGGAAGAATTTAATAGTAACTATGAAAGTAATATAATTGATGAGGATGATTTAGCAGCTCTTGCATACATAAGAATTTTACTTGATGGAGTAGATGAAAAAGAAGAGTTTAAATATATTATAGTAGATGAGGCTCAAGATTACAGCCCATTTCAAGTTTATTTGGTTAATAGATTTGCTAAAGGTAATGCATTAACATTAGTAGGAGATTTAGCTCAGGGAATTTATTATTATAAAGGACTAAAAACGTGGGAAGATATAACAGAACAAGTTTTTGGAGGTAATGCAACTTATATTCAATTGACCCAAAGTTATAGATCTACTGTTGAAATAATAGATTTTGCTAAAAAGACATTAAATTCTCAAAATTTAGGACTTAAGGATGCTAAACCAGTTCTAAGACATGGCACAAAACCTCAAATAATGAAAATCAAAGATGATGAAGAATATTGTGCTACAATAGAAGAAATCATAAGTAATGTAAAAGAAGATGGAAAACGTACTATAGCCGTAATAACAAAGGATAGCTCAGAAGCATCAAAAATACATAAAATTCTAAAGAAGAAAAGCATGTATGCTTTTGAATTAATAGAAGGTAAAGAGAACAAATTAGATGAAGAGTTAATAGTAATCCCTTCATATTTAACAAAAGGATTAGAATTTGATTGCACTATAATACTAAATCCAAGTGAAGAAAATTATAAAGAGAATACATTAGATCAAAGATTATTATATGTTTCATTAACTAGAGCTCTACATTTAGAATATATAATTGAAAAAGATAAGATTACAAAGTTGATTTGA
- a CDS encoding chemotaxis protein has product MKFFKKAPCHEAVCIIKNVEDRLNGKIVENPKVDYPIHKTLFKHFDRLLESEKKMSMDSKRMLNTTASLSDFDVKTTYSANKLIDFAKDMSMVSESNLAIVEEITASMDQVNNSISHTSETMNQLALDSKALVEKNDESIFQLNEVKILKGNVIEDITTMNVQIKQLVDMAVKVNEIVNGVEEIAEQTNLLALNASIEAARAGEFGKGFAVVADEIRKLADSTKTNLDDMRVFVNNIHKAATGGRESMENTIKSTNNMNSKLDSINDTIEENVSLLKETIKDVDEMSESMGDIKEATKQINLAMESSAKDAEKLNYMTQEIHADATQSAKNAKQISQIDDELSDIVREMISSLNGGINAITNEELLSNLSKAKESHNNWMINLKRIVDEMKTYPIQTNSKKCVFGHFYHSINITHPDVVKEWTTIDKVHHELHSIGIKMIDAVNVNNQAKAKDLYLQAEKLSKEIFIHIDNTIKAIETNSKLGVEVLQVI; this is encoded by the coding sequence ATGAAATTTTTTAAAAAAGCCCCTTGTCATGAAGCAGTTTGTATAATTAAAAATGTTGAAGATAGACTTAATGGGAAAATAGTTGAAAACCCTAAGGTAGATTATCCTATTCATAAAACATTGTTTAAACACTTTGATAGACTTTTAGAAAGTGAAAAGAAAATGTCAATGGATTCTAAAAGAATGTTGAATACTACTGCTTCATTAAGTGACTTTGATGTTAAAACAACATATTCGGCTAATAAACTAATTGATTTTGCAAAGGATATGTCAATGGTAAGTGAATCTAATCTTGCCATAGTAGAAGAAATTACTGCAAGTATGGATCAAGTAAATAATTCGATAAGTCATACTTCAGAAACAATGAATCAGCTAGCTCTAGACTCAAAGGCTTTAGTTGAAAAAAATGATGAAAGTATATTTCAATTAAATGAGGTTAAGATATTAAAAGGAAATGTTATAGAAGATATAACTACAATGAATGTACAAATAAAACAGCTAGTTGATATGGCTGTTAAAGTAAATGAAATAGTAAATGGAGTTGAAGAAATAGCAGAGCAAACAAATTTGTTAGCTTTAAATGCATCTATTGAAGCTGCACGGGCAGGTGAGTTCGGTAAGGGTTTTGCGGTTGTGGCTGATGAAATTAGAAAATTAGCAGATAGTACTAAAACAAACTTAGATGATATGAGAGTTTTTGTGAACAATATACATAAAGCGGCCACCGGTGGGAGAGAAAGTATGGAGAATACAATTAAATCCACTAACAATATGAATTCAAAGTTGGATTCAATAAATGATACAATCGAAGAAAATGTATCACTTTTGAAAGAGACAATTAAAGACGTTGATGAAATGTCAGAGTCAATGGGAGATATAAAAGAAGCAACAAAACAAATAAATTTAGCTATGGAGTCATCTGCTAAAGATGCAGAAAAGTTAAACTATATGACACAAGAAATTCATGCTGATGCTACTCAAAGTGCTAAAAATGCAAAACAAATATCCCAAATTGATGATGAGCTTAGTGATATTGTAAGAGAGATGATATCATCTCTAAATGGTGGAATTAATGCCATAACTAATGAGGAGTTGTTAAGCAATCTCTCAAAGGCTAAAGAAAGCCATAACAATTGGATGATAAATTTAAAGCGAATTGTAGATGAAATGAAAACTTATCCTATTCAAACCAATTCAAAAAAATGTGTTTTTGGGCATTTTTATCATTCTATTAATATAACTCATCCTGATGTAGTTAAGGAGTGGACAACCATTGATAAAGTGCATCATGAATTACATAGTATTGGTATAAAGATGATTGATGCAGTTAATGTAAATAATCAAGCAAAAGCAAAAGACTTATATTTACAAGCTGAGAAATTATCAAAAGAGATATTTATCCATATAGATAACACTATTAAAGCTATTGAAACAAACTCTAAGCTGGGAGTAGAAGTATTACAAGTTATTTAA
- a CDS encoding magnesium transporter: MIYSLNNDTLMEDSIDNINLNNSKQFVCVITFEQLESLAEKLNINEKIFYECLNGRSSKFESYEGFDYISLKIPMINDVLKHSKKVCIFFTKNLLVFICDKEPVLDDIISKTKSGEIKFTNLGKMLYIFFDRLTSEDTYFIENIEQEIAELEEGLITSKKDNYLNKIIILRKKLLKLKRYYERFLNIAECIEENDNNLIDKKTIKYFRMFTNRINRLYQGVNNLRDYVTQVREAYQAQVDINQNTLMKLFTVVTTIFLPLTLIVGWYGMNFNMPEYNLNYGYPIVIAICITVVIICVVWFKKNEWF; this comes from the coding sequence ATGATATATTCTTTAAATAATGATACTTTAATGGAAGACTCTATTGATAATATAAATTTAAATAATAGTAAACAATTTGTTTGTGTTATTACATTTGAACAATTGGAATCATTAGCTGAAAAGCTTAATATAAATGAAAAGATATTTTATGAATGCTTGAATGGAAGATCATCTAAGTTTGAAAGTTATGAGGGATTTGACTATATATCTCTAAAAATCCCAATGATTAATGATGTATTAAAACATTCAAAGAAAGTATGTATATTTTTCACAAAAAATCTTCTCGTGTTTATATGTGACAAAGAACCGGTTTTAGATGATATAATCTCAAAAACTAAGTCTGGAGAGATTAAATTCACAAATCTTGGTAAGATGCTTTATATATTCTTTGATAGACTTACATCGGAGGATACATATTTCATTGAAAATATTGAACAAGAAATTGCAGAGCTTGAAGAAGGATTGATAACATCAAAAAAAGACAATTATTTAAACAAAATAATTATTCTTAGAAAAAAATTGTTAAAGTTAAAACGTTACTATGAACGATTCTTAAATATTGCAGAATGTATTGAAGAAAATGATAATAATCTTATAGATAAAAAAACAATTAAATATTTTAGAATGTTTACTAATCGAATTAATAGATTGTATCAAGGCGTAAATAATTTAAGAGATTATGTTACACAAGTTAGGGAAGCATATCAAGCTCAGGTAGATATAAATCAAAATACTTTAATGAAGCTTTTTACAGTTGTTACAACAATATTTTTACCACTTACTCTTATAGTAGGATGGTATGGAATGAATTTTAATATGCCAGAATATAACTTAAACTATGGTTATCCAATTGTTATAGCAATATGTATTACCGTAGTTATTATATGTGTTGTTTGGTTTAAGAAAAATGAATGGTTTTAA
- the cax gene encoding calcium/proton exchanger, producing MKILKYMLVFVPISFIAEFMHASPSIMFILAALSIIPLAGLMGEGTEEISFYSGPKIGGFLNGTFGNATELIISFFALKEGLFEVVKSSIAGSVIGNVLLVLGASMLAGGLKFKTQTFNKKVVEVSSSMLLFAVVGLCIPALFTHTVDPTLLNTRYEGLSIFVAVIMIIIYILSLIFSFFTHKHIYTVSSEEEGSTAKWTLNKAITVLVVATVLIAIESEFLVSGIEPITESLGLSEFFVGIILIPIIGNAAEHSTAIVMAMKNKMDVALEIALGSSLQIILFVTPVLIFISLLFTPMSIKFNEFELIALIVAVLIANRVSNDAESNWLEGVQLLAVYLIIAASFFIL from the coding sequence ATGAAGATATTAAAGTATATGCTTGTATTTGTTCCAATAAGTTTTATAGCTGAATTTATGCATGCATCCCCATCAATAATGTTTATACTCGCAGCGTTATCCATAATCCCTTTGGCGGGACTTATGGGGGAAGGAACTGAGGAAATTTCATTTTATTCTGGTCCTAAAATAGGTGGATTTTTAAATGGTACATTTGGAAATGCTACAGAACTTATAATATCATTTTTTGCTCTTAAGGAAGGACTTTTTGAAGTAGTTAAATCTTCCATAGCTGGTTCTGTAATAGGAAATGTTTTATTGGTTCTTGGCGCCAGTATGCTTGCTGGAGGATTAAAATTTAAAACTCAAACTTTTAACAAAAAAGTTGTTGAAGTTTCTTCAAGTATGTTATTATTTGCAGTTGTTGGTTTGTGCATCCCTGCATTATTTACCCATACTGTAGACCCAACTCTATTAAATACAAGATATGAGGGCTTAAGTATATTTGTTGCAGTAATAATGATTATCATATACATATTAAGCTTAATTTTTTCATTCTTCACACATAAACATATATATACAGTTAGTTCTGAAGAAGAAGGTAGCACAGCTAAGTGGACTTTAAATAAAGCAATAACAGTATTAGTTGTTGCTACTGTATTAATAGCTATAGAAAGTGAATTTTTAGTTAGTGGTATAGAACCTATAACTGAAAGTTTAGGCCTTAGTGAATTTTTTGTAGGTATAATATTAATTCCTATAATAGGAAATGCTGCTGAGCATAGTACAGCTATTGTTATGGCAATGAAAAATAAAATGGATGTAGCTTTAGAAATTGCTCTAGGCTCTAGTTTACAAATAATATTATTTGTTACTCCTGTATTAATATTTATAAGTTTATTATTTACTCCTATGAGTATTAAATTTAATGAATTTGAATTAATAGCACTTATAGTTGCAGTTCTAATAGCTAATAGAGTATCAAATGATGCAGAATCTAACTGGTTAGAAGGCGTTCAACTCCTTGCTGTATATTTGATAATTGCAGCTTCCTTCTTTATTTTATAG
- a CDS encoding lactoylglutathione lyase, with amino-acid sequence MSVKMLHTCIRVKNLEESLKFYRDGLGLIETRKKDFPEYKFTLVYLSNEIGGYEIELTYNYDVEKPYEVGNGFSHTAIGVENLEEFRENHIALGYEVTDLKGLPGEKPGYYFVTDPDGYKVEVIRI; translated from the coding sequence ATGTCAGTAAAAATGTTACATACGTGTATAAGAGTTAAAAATTTAGAGGAATCTTTAAAATTTTATAGAGATGGATTAGGTCTTATAGAAACTAGGAAAAAAGATTTTCCAGAATATAAGTTTACTCTTGTTTATTTATCAAATGAAATTGGTGGATATGAAATTGAACTTACATATAATTATGATGTAGAAAAGCCTTATGAAGTTGGAAATGGATTTAGCCATACTGCTATTGGAGTGGAAAATTTAGAAGAATTCAGGGAAAACCATATAGCACTAGGATATGAAGTTACTGATTTAAAAGGATTACCAGGTGAAAAACCGGGTTATTATTTCGTAACTGATCCAGATGGATATAAAGTTGAAGTTATAAGAATATAA